The proteins below come from a single Dioscorea cayenensis subsp. rotundata cultivar TDr96_F1 chromosome 27, TDr96_F1_v2_PseudoChromosome.rev07_lg8_w22 25.fasta, whole genome shotgun sequence genomic window:
- the LOC120253254 gene encoding glutamate receptor 2.7-like, protein MKEMGKPRYHQLILFLFLLCSRLNIGQNKAYAQGTTSNNSRNTTSSFDVGVILDTKTWVGNISWRCMAMAMEDFYNSHSNFTKKLSLHLRDANKDDRVASASAAIDLLKNVQVQAIIGPQTSRQAKFVIELGNSAQVPIISFTAKSPSLSTKQSPYFIRTGMNDASQAKVLASLVQNFGWRQVVLIYADTEFGNGIIPHVIDALIEIDARVTYRSPIPISANDEAISKELEKLKDMQTRVFIVHMPYSLGFKVFSNANKTGMMNKGYVWITTYGLTDIVDLYGSSATSVMQGVLGIKPYISEDNPRLQDFKARFVKKFKLENPSAQISEPLTVFGLWAYDTVWSLAMAAESLSSANYTFSMNNVRKNSTDLESIGKSQTGLEIVQWISNSTFDRISGKFQLIDRQREVDKFEIVNVVENGRKRIGFWTPVYGFSKELNSKNVSIEVAKWPGDSDHVPPRGWEWPTNGRNLSVGIPVKPGFPEFVNVTTNDSSIRPTGYCIEIFDKVMAALPYKVNYTYELFANEKGEMNGSYDDLVYQVYVKKYDVVVGDITVIANRSQYVDFTLPYTESGVSMIVPVKDQSRKNAWTFAEPLSTNLWIASGLFFIFTGIVIWILEHRVNVEFRGPPSNQIGTIFYFIFSTLVFSHRETIVSNLARIVLIIWFFVVLILQQSYTASLSSILTVEQLQPTLNDLTELARTNDKVGYLVDSFMPNLLKGMNFDETRLIPYNSADEYNEALSNGTVAAVVDEIPYLKVFLHKYCDKYTMVGPTYKTDGFGFAFPIGSPMVADVSRAILRITENKEIMEPLDNQYLYDDEACSVEGDGSSSSMITFRSFWGLFLITGVTSMLALLIHISMFFFQNWRIVRDADPELSFGQRLLLLIKYHDKPDLKCADTFKEKAEEEEEEEMVALEMQSPVSTSYNGHGDHVVGNDDDGDAETPSEGEGTPGREIGGQFPDAPSFADMLSHRRGYDSA, encoded by the exons ATGAAAGAAATGGGGAAGCCAAGGTATCATCAGTTGATCTTGTTTCTCTTCCTCTTGTGTTCACGTCTGAATATTGGGCAAAACAAAGCCTATGCTCAAGGAACCACTTCCAACAACTCTAGAAACACAACTAGTTCATTTGATGTGGGTGTGATTCTTGACACTAAGACATGGGTGGGAAACATAAGCTGGAGATGTATGGCCATGGCCATGGAGGACTTCTACAATTCTCACTCAAACTTCACCAAAAAGCTTTCTCTTCATTTGCGAGATGCCAACAAGGATGATCGTGTTGCTTCTGCTTCTGCAG CTATTGATCTTTTGAAGAATGTTCAAGTGCAAGCTATAATTGGACCACAAACATCAAGACAAGCTAAGTTTGTGATTGAGCTTGGAAACAGTGCTCAAGTTCCAATCATCTCTTTCACTGCTAAGAGCCCTTCTCTTTCAACAAAGCAGTCTCCATACTTCATCAGGACTGGAATGAATGATGCTTCTCAGGCCAAAGTCCTTGCTTCTCTTGTTCAAAACTTTGGATGGAGACAAGTAGTCCTGATCTATGCAGACACCGAGTTCGGGAACGGAATTATACCGCATGTCATCGATGCCCTTATTGAGATCGATGCCCGTGTAACTTACCGGAGTCCAATTCCTATTTCAGCCAATGATGAAGCCATTAGCAAGGAGCTTGAGAAGCTCAAGGACATGCAAACCAGAGTCTTCATTGTCCACATGCCATATTCTCTTGGTTTCAAAGTCTTCTCAAATGCAAATAAAACAGGAATGATGAACAAAGGTTATGTTTGGATCACTACTTATGGCTTGACAGACATTGTGGACCTCTATGGATCATCAGCAACCAGTGTAATGCAAGGTGTTTTGGGTATTAAACCTTATATCAGTGAGGATAACCCCAGGCTTCAAGATTTCAAGGCAAGATTTGTAAAGAAATTCAAGTTGGAGAATCCATCTGCTCAAATTAGTGAACCCTTGACAGTGTTTGGTTTATGGGCTTATGATACTGTATGGTCATTAGCGATGGCAGCCGAGAGTCTTTCTTCGGCAAATTATACATTCTCGATGAACAATGTGAGGAAGAACTCTACTGATTTGGAAAGTATTGGTAAATCTCAGACTGGATTAGAAATTGTCCAGTGGATCTCAAACTCCACATTTGATCGAATTAGTGGGAAGTTTCAGCTGATCGACAGACAGCGAGAGGTGGACAAATTTGAGATTGTTAATGTTGTTGAAAATGGGAGAAAGAGGATTGGATTTTGGACACCAGTCTATGGTTTTTCTAAagaattaaattcaaagaatgtTAGTATTGAAGTAGCCAAATGGCCTGGTGATTCTGATCATGTTCCTCCTAGAGGATGGGAGTGGCCAACCAATGGGAGAAATCTTAGTGTTGGAATTCCAGTGAAACCCGGTTTCCCTGAGTTTGTGAATGTTACTACTAACGATTCTTCAATTCGACCAACGGGTTACTGCATTGAAATCTTTGATAAAGTAATGGCTGCATTGCCTTATAAAGTCAATTATACTTACGAACTTTTTGCCAATGAGAAGGGCGAAATGAATGGAAGTTATGATGATCTTGTTTATCAGGTGTACGTCAAG AAGTATGATGTTGTAGTCGGTGATATAACAGTGATAGCGAACCGATCTCAATATGTTGATTTCACTCTGCCGTACACTGAATCTGGTGTGTCGATGATTGTCCCTGTTAAGGATCAGAGTAGGAAGAATGCATGGACATTTGCAGAGCCATTAAGCACAAACCTCTGGATTGCAAGTGGTCTATTCTTCATCTTCACTGGGATTGTGATTTGGATTTTGGAACACCGTGTTAATGTAGAATTCCGAGGCCCTCCGTCTAACCAAATTGGCACAATCTTCTACTTCATTTTCTCAACTCTCGTCTTCTCTCACAGGGAAACTATAGTGAGCAATTTAGCAAGGATTGTTctgattatttggttttttgtaGTCCTGATTCTGCAACAAAGTTATACTGCAAGCTTATCGTCGATACTGACAGTGGAACAACTCCAACCAACTCTAAATGATTTGACTGAGCTTGCAAGGACAAATGACAAAGTTGGCTACTTGGTTGATTCATTCATGCCCAATCTCTTGAAAGGAATGAACTTCGATGAAACAAGACTCATTCCATACAACTCTGCAGATGAGTACAACGAGGCATTAAGCAATGGAACAGTGGCTGCCGTTGTCGATGAGATTCCATACCTGAAAGTGTTCCTCCACAAGTACTGTGACAAATACACAATGGTTGGACCTACATACAAAACTGATGGATTTGGCTTC GCATTCCCGATAGGATCACCAATGGTTGCTGATGTTTCAAGAGCCATCTTAAGAATCACAGAGAACAAAGAAATAATGGAACCCCTTGATAATCAGTACTTGTATGATGATGAAGCATGTTCTGTTGAGGGCGATGGTTCATCTTCAAGCATGATTACGTTCAGGAGCTTCTGGGGATTGTTTCTCATTACTGGTGTGACTTCCATGCTTGCATTACTGATACATATATCCATGTTCTTCTTTCAGAATTGGCGCATTGTCAGAGATGCTGATCCTGAGTTATCTTTTGGGCAAAGACTTCTTTTGTTGATCAAATACCATGACAAGCCAGACTTAAAATGTGCTGATACATTCAAGGaga